The following coding sequences lie in one Synechococcus sp. CC9902 genomic window:
- a CDS encoding cation:proton antiporter, which yields MLLPSLLSEISSHDLEVAETLIGILRFVLIFVGARTLSEILVRLELPTILGELLAGVIIGASGLHLLVPPETQVQLSGAFADVIAGMAHIPAEEVPVLYNESFGALQSVATLGLYSLLFLTGLESELDELMAVGKQAFSVAVVGVVLPFALGTLGLMSLFHVDAIPAIFAGASMTATSIGITASVFGELGYLRTREGQIVIGAAVLDDILGIVILAVVVSLGAGGSLDIAPIIQLVVAAVLFVVVALVLSRKAAPAFDWVIDQLNAPGGKLVGSYLLLGASCFAATAIGLEAALGAFAAGLIASTSKHRHEIQAAVTPIVGLFATVFFVLVGAGMDLSVINPSDPEARSALVIAAFLFVVAVIGKVVAGWAVFGKEPTNHLVVGLGMMPRGEVGLIFLGLGTASGLLSPGLEAAILLMVIGTTFLAPVLLRLVLKDKPPEDGNQVPEEFAADPLGGSS from the coding sequence ATGCTGCTCCCCTCACTGCTGAGCGAAATCAGCAGTCATGACCTGGAGGTCGCCGAAACGCTGATCGGGATTCTCCGTTTTGTCTTGATTTTCGTGGGTGCACGCACTCTGTCGGAGATTTTGGTGCGGCTTGAACTGCCCACAATTCTTGGTGAACTGCTGGCTGGCGTGATCATTGGTGCCTCAGGGCTCCACTTGTTGGTTCCTCCTGAAACGCAAGTTCAGCTCAGCGGTGCTTTTGCTGATGTGATTGCCGGAATGGCGCACATCCCTGCGGAGGAAGTGCCTGTTTTGTACAACGAGAGTTTTGGGGCGCTTCAGTCGGTGGCCACCCTTGGCCTCTATTCACTGCTGTTCCTTACGGGACTGGAAAGTGAGCTGGATGAATTGATGGCTGTTGGGAAGCAGGCCTTCTCGGTGGCCGTGGTGGGCGTAGTGCTCCCCTTTGCCCTGGGAACCCTTGGCCTGATGAGCCTTTTCCATGTCGATGCCATCCCGGCCATTTTTGCGGGGGCATCGATGACAGCCACCAGCATTGGTATTACGGCCAGCGTGTTTGGAGAACTGGGCTATCTGCGCACCCGCGAGGGTCAGATCGTGATCGGCGCCGCTGTTCTAGATGACATCCTCGGCATCGTGATCCTTGCGGTGGTGGTGTCGTTGGGTGCAGGTGGCAGTCTCGATATCGCTCCGATTATTCAATTAGTCGTCGCCGCAGTGTTGTTCGTTGTTGTTGCCCTTGTGCTCAGTCGTAAGGCAGCGCCAGCCTTCGATTGGGTAATCGATCAGCTCAATGCTCCCGGCGGCAAATTGGTGGGCTCCTATTTGTTGTTGGGTGCTAGTTGCTTTGCAGCCACAGCCATTGGTTTAGAGGCGGCCCTCGGCGCTTTCGCCGCTGGTTTGATCGCCAGCACGTCGAAGCACCGGCATGAGATTCAAGCGGCGGTGACGCCCATCGTTGGCTTGTTTGCCACTGTCTTTTTCGTGCTGGTGGGAGCCGGAATGGATTTGTCGGTGATCAATCCTTCTGATCCAGAGGCTCGTTCGGCTTTGGTGATTGCGGCCTTCTTATTTGTTGTTGCCGTGATCGGCAAGGTGGTTGCTGGGTGGGCCGTGTTTGGCAAAGAGCCCACCAATCATCTGGTGGTGGGGCTGGGCATGATGCCCCGTGGCGAGGTGGGCTTAATTTTCCTTGGCCTTGGCACGGCGTCTGGATTGCTTAGCCCAGGGTTGGAAGCAGCGATTCTTTTGATGGTGATCGGCACCACCTTTTTGGCCCCAGTTCTGCTGCGATTGGTGCTCAAAGACAAGCCGCCAGAGGATGGCAATCAGGTGCCCGAGGAGTTCGCTGCAGATCCCCTTGGTGGGTCGTCATGA
- a CDS encoding alpha/beta fold hydrolase produces the protein MGFLASRHLPFVVEISPWSHLGHAVHTVCQEPDQPIPSDRPALLLVHGFGASTDHWRYNIPVLSRSHPVHAIDLLGFGRSAKPATLQYGGALWRDQLVAYVHERIGRPTVIAGNSLGGFAALAAGAALGEDCAGVVLLNAAGPFSDEQRPPKGWGAIARQSIGTALLKSPVVQRILFENLRRPATIRRTLNQVYVDKTNVDDWLVEAIRRPSMDPGAFGVFRTVFDIPSGQPLDELFAELTAPLLLLWGIRDPWINAPGRRSTFQRHAPEATKEVVLDAGHCPHDEVPEQVNAALQEWLAELN, from the coding sequence GTGGGCTTCCTAGCATCGCGCCACTTGCCTTTTGTTGTGGAGATCAGTCCCTGGAGCCATCTCGGCCATGCCGTCCATACGGTGTGTCAGGAACCGGATCAGCCGATTCCCTCCGATCGTCCCGCTCTTTTGCTGGTCCACGGCTTTGGAGCCTCCACGGACCATTGGCGGTACAACATTCCCGTGTTGTCCCGCAGTCATCCGGTCCACGCGATCGATTTGCTCGGTTTTGGTCGGAGTGCCAAGCCCGCCACTCTTCAGTACGGCGGTGCCCTCTGGCGTGACCAGCTCGTGGCCTACGTGCATGAGCGGATTGGGCGACCAACGGTGATCGCCGGTAACTCTCTTGGGGGATTCGCAGCCCTTGCAGCGGGTGCGGCCCTTGGTGAGGACTGCGCTGGTGTGGTGTTGCTCAACGCAGCGGGCCCCTTCAGTGACGAACAAAGACCTCCCAAGGGATGGGGTGCCATCGCTCGGCAGAGCATTGGGACGGCCTTGTTAAAGAGTCCTGTGGTTCAAAGAATCCTGTTCGAGAACCTCCGCCGTCCGGCCACGATCCGTCGCACCTTGAACCAGGTTTATGTGGATAAAACCAATGTGGACGACTGGCTGGTGGAGGCGATCCGACGTCCGTCGATGGACCCTGGGGCCTTCGGGGTGTTTCGCACCGTGTTCGATATTCCGAGTGGTCAGCCCCTCGATGAATTGTTTGCCGAGCTCACGGCTCCCTTGCTGCTGCTGTGGGGCATCCGTGACCCCTGGATCAATGCACCGGGGCGCCGATCCACCTTTCAACGCCATGCCCCAGAAGCCACCAAAGAGGTGGTGTTAGACGCCGGACACTGCCCCCACGATGAGGTTCCGGAGCAGGTGAATGCGGCTTTACAGGAGTGGCTGGCTGAACTCAATTAA
- a CDS encoding galactose mutarotase, with protein sequence MTLTQQSSPYAHWEFVHPETGDRLRIIPERGGIVSEWRCKGREVVYFDQERYANPANSIRGGIPVLFPICGNLPGDLLRVDGQDHTLQQHGFARNLPWQLQVLDDQQGVRVSLSSTEDTLKAYPFAFEVAMDVRPTPAALEITTTIQNRSSAEMPFSFGLHPYFNISDLSQTRLTGLADRCLNHLEMADAETAAQLTRLPEGVDFLCRPAGPVTLIDDATGAQLQLQHQDPMDLTVVWTEPPRKMVCLEPWTGPRQSLVSGDRKLVLQPGAEQTLSCRYALV encoded by the coding sequence ATGACTCTGACGCAGCAATCCTCGCCCTATGCGCACTGGGAGTTTGTGCATCCTGAAACAGGAGATCGCCTTCGGATCATTCCCGAACGCGGCGGCATTGTGAGCGAGTGGCGCTGCAAGGGGCGTGAAGTCGTTTATTTCGACCAAGAGCGTTACGCCAATCCAGCGAACAGCATTCGGGGTGGGATCCCTGTGCTGTTTCCGATCTGTGGCAACTTGCCGGGGGATCTGCTCCGGGTTGATGGTCAAGACCACACGCTGCAACAGCATGGTTTTGCTCGCAATTTGCCTTGGCAGTTGCAGGTTCTTGACGACCAGCAAGGGGTGCGGGTCAGCCTGTCCAGCACGGAAGACACGTTGAAGGCCTATCCATTTGCGTTTGAGGTCGCCATGGATGTGCGTCCAACACCGGCGGCGTTGGAGATCACAACCACCATTCAGAACCGCAGCTCTGCGGAGATGCCCTTCAGCTTTGGGTTGCATCCGTACTTCAACATCAGCGACCTCTCCCAAACCCGTTTGACAGGTTTGGCAGACCGCTGCCTGAATCACTTGGAGATGGCCGATGCGGAGACTGCCGCTCAGCTGACTCGGCTTCCAGAGGGCGTGGACTTTTTGTGCCGGCCGGCCGGTCCGGTCACTTTGATCGACGATGCAACGGGCGCGCAGCTCCAGCTTCAGCATCAAGACCCGATGGACCTCACCGTGGTTTGGACGGAGCCTCCCCGCAAAATGGTGTGCCTGGAACCCTGGACTGGCCCGCGTCAATCCCTCGTGAGTGGTGATCGCAAATTGGTCTTGCAGCCTGGGGCGGAGCAGACCCTCTCCTGTCGCTATGCCCTGGTCTGA
- a CDS encoding FAD-binding oxidoreductase gives MSHTPATRAELITLVRQWHQDSTPWIPSGQGTRLDWGPALDPDHAVLSCQHLNQVIDHAVDDLTITVEAGLPLVDLQRLLAAQGQWLPVDWPRGGEPTTTDRSDDESQSQAGTIGGLIARGLSGGLRQRHLGIRDQIIGIGLLRSDGTAAKAGGRVVKNVAGYDLMRLLCGSWGSLALITEVTLRVQPIRPAHAGLLLTGALADLERFRAALLLSTLTPERCDWQCSGNGSWALRLVLSSVSDQAVQDQLNRIQSLATEHGLQANPKPCASPLDVAMRCQKPSQVLRLVLPAASMHQLITSEALASLKGWSWELAAGAGCGDGWCSDAAPTFQIEALRRQVESLGGQLMVLVQTRDQPLVAWRDTPARPVIEAVKRQFDPLQQLSRGRLPGVDQHQTRA, from the coding sequence GTGAGCCATACCCCTGCAACCCGAGCCGAGCTGATCACCCTGGTGCGCCAGTGGCATCAAGACTCCACCCCCTGGATCCCCAGTGGCCAAGGAACCCGTTTGGACTGGGGACCAGCACTGGATCCCGACCATGCGGTGCTCAGCTGCCAGCACCTCAATCAGGTGATCGACCATGCCGTGGACGATCTCACGATCACCGTGGAGGCGGGACTCCCCCTTGTGGACCTGCAACGTTTACTGGCGGCGCAAGGTCAGTGGCTACCGGTGGACTGGCCCCGCGGCGGGGAACCGACGACAACGGATCGATCGGACGATGAATCCCAATCTCAGGCCGGAACCATTGGCGGGCTCATCGCCCGCGGGCTCTCCGGTGGCCTGCGGCAACGGCACCTCGGCATCCGCGACCAAATCATCGGGATTGGGCTACTGCGAAGTGATGGAACAGCCGCCAAAGCCGGCGGTCGCGTTGTCAAAAACGTGGCTGGTTACGACCTGATGCGACTGCTCTGCGGCAGCTGGGGCAGCCTGGCGCTGATTACGGAGGTCACCCTGCGGGTGCAACCGATCCGACCCGCCCATGCGGGCCTGCTGCTCACCGGCGCACTCGCAGATTTAGAACGCTTCCGGGCTGCGCTACTGCTGTCAACCCTCACTCCAGAACGCTGTGATTGGCAATGCTCAGGGAATGGCAGCTGGGCACTGCGCCTCGTGTTGAGCAGCGTGTCGGATCAAGCCGTTCAGGATCAGCTCAACCGGATTCAGTCCCTCGCCACAGAGCATGGGCTGCAAGCCAATCCCAAACCATGTGCATCGCCACTCGATGTGGCGATGCGGTGCCAGAAGCCATCCCAGGTTCTGCGCCTGGTGCTGCCAGCAGCAAGCATGCATCAACTGATCACCAGCGAGGCCTTGGCCTCACTCAAGGGTTGGTCTTGGGAGCTGGCAGCCGGAGCCGGCTGCGGCGACGGCTGGTGCAGCGACGCCGCACCGACCTTCCAAATCGAAGCCCTACGACGCCAAGTGGAATCCCTCGGAGGACAGCTGATGGTGCTGGTGCAAACCAGAGATCAACCATTGGTGGCTTGGAGGGATACACCAGCTCGGCCGGTGATTGAAGCTGTCAAACGTCAGTTTGATCCCCTCCAGCAACTCAGCCGAGGACGGCTACCTGGGGTTGATCAGCATCAGACCAGGGCATAG